A window of Fusarium fujikuroi IMI 58289 draft genome, chromosome FFUJ_chr10 genomic DNA:
GAGGCTGCGACAGGCGAAGTCGTCACTAACGTGACCGAAGACGGCGAGTTGTCAGTGAACTGGGTAAGCGCATGAGCCTCACCTCTCATTCACGCCAACTAACGGGTTGCGCGACACAGGGAAACGTCCAGATTGAAGCGACAGTAGAAGACGACGTTCTATGGCTCCGACCGACATGGCGCGAGCCTCTCGGCGCAGAGTTCCTTGCCAACCACTTTGCCCAAGCCCTCGTAGAAGTTCTCAACACAACGCTCACTGATTCGACCGCAACAATTAGCTCTGTCCTACCACTAGGCGAGCTAGATAAGTCTGTGATATGGAACTGGAACAAAGACCTTCCGCCGCCAGTGCCCATGTGCATTCACACCTTGATTGCTGAGCAAGTGAGGTGGCGCCCTGATGCACCAGCCATTTGCTCATGGGATGGCGACTTCACATACGCAGATGTTGACAGACTATCGACACTGCTTGCGCAACATCTCATTGATCTCGGAGTCAAAGTCGGCGATATTGTACCGCTATGCTTTGAGAAGTCGAGATGGACGACCGTCGCGGTCATGGGCATCATCAAAGCCGGTGCAGCTTTCTCTCTCCACGATCCCAGTCAACCCATGCAGCGACGACAAGTTATGGCTCAACAAGTCAACGCGACACACATTCTCACCTCGAGAGACCAAGCGAAATACGGCCCCGAAATCGCGCCCGACGCGAAGCATGTCATTGTCGACACTGCGACTCTCGACTCTTTGGCCAAGACGATCCAAGATCCTCTTCGAAAACTCCCCGACGTACCGCCCAATTCTCTCCTCTATATCATCTTTACTTCCGGAAGTACAGGTACGCCAAAGGGAGTTATGCTCTCGCACGAAACATATACTGCTAGCGCTCTTGCGCGAAGCACGGGAATTGGGTATTCGAGTACCTCACGATCGCTCGATTTTACATCATATGCTTTCGATGTCAGCGTCGATAGTATTCTTTGCACGCTCATTCGTGGTGGATGTCTTTGCATTCCCACTGATCAAGACCGAGTGAATGATCTCAGCGGTGCGATCCGCCGTTTGAGGGTGAACATGGTAAACATCACACCCTCAGTCGCGCGCATCTTAGACCCTGACATTATCCCATCGCTGAACAGTCTTGGTATCGGCGGCGAGTCTTGTTCGGCTGGAGATATTGCGATCTGGGGCCAACATACTCGAATTGTCGTTGGATATGGTCCTGCTGAGTGCACGATTGGATGTACTGTCAATCCCAGCGCAGCGGGCAAGCCGTACGTCAGTATTGGTCCAGGCACAGGTGCTTGCATCTGGCTCGTTGATCCCGACGATCACAACAAGCTTGTTCCTGTGGGTGCTGTCGGCGAGCTGCTCGTCGAGGGCCCAATTGTTGGTCAAGGATACCTTGGTGATGCGGAGAAGACAAACGCGGCCTTCATCCATGACCCCGACTTTCTCCTCGCTGGCGCTGGTGGAATTCCCGGGCGCCACGGGCGTCTGTACAAGACAGGCGACTTGGTTCGATATGATCCAGACGGCGAGAAAGGCTTCGTCTTCGTAGGTCGCAAGGACACTCAGATCAAGCTTCGTGGCCAGCGTGTAGAGCTAGGAGAGATTGAGCACCacatcaagaaccttctCCCCGCGGGCGCTGAAGTCGTCGCTGAGATCATCGCACCGCGAAACCAGAATAAGGAGTCTATGCTGGTAGCGTTCATCGCTGATCGTGAAGCCAAGGACGATGGTGATGCTCGGCAAATTGACTTCCCACCTCGTCTGCGCGACTCACTCGAGACGCTCAATGAAAGACTCTCCAAGGTAGTTCCAGTATACATGGTACCTGCGACGTATATTACCCTCTCCAAGATTCCCTACCTTGTCTCTGGGAAGACTGACCGAAAGTCACTCCGCGCCCTTGGTGCTGAGATCTCCGCAAACCTTCAGGCCTCAGCAGCTGCAAATGAGTCCTCCGAGATCCGTGAGCCAGAGTCTGAGGCTGAGCTCTTCCTGCGCGACTCGTGGTGTCGCCTGCTTGGACTCGAGGCGACGCAAGTCAGCACTACCCACAACTTCTTTACATCTGGCGGAGACTCCGTTCTTGCGATGAAGCTCGTGCCAGTCATTCGAGACTGGGGATACACGCTTTCCGTCGCTGATATCTTCAATTACCCTGTTCTCGCCGACATGGCAAAGTCGATGCAGAAGGGCGATAAGAGCAAGGGCGTTGATATGCAGATTCCTGAGTTCTCTCTACTGAAGGATAACATGGACCGCGATGCCCTGCgcgctgaggctgctgagcaaTCGGGATGCGACGTCAGTGCGATCGAGGATATTTACCCTTGTGCGCCTATGCAGGAGATTCACATGGCATTCTACACGCGATCGAAGGAGAACTATGTCGCGCAACGAATCGCCGATATCCCCGCCTCGAGTTCtgtcgacaagctcaagtccGCTTGGGATGTTGTGTACAAGGAGAGCCCCATCCTTCGCACCCGCATTGCTGAGTTCAAGCAGCATGGCTTCATGCAAGTTGTCGTCAACGAATCGCTTCAATGGAGGGAGGTTGAGTCTTCGCTGGAGGAGTTccttgaggaagacaagaaagagcCAATGTCGCCTGGCGCACCGCTTTCTCGCTTCGCCATCGTCACCGACAAGGCCCTTGACAAGAGATACTTCGTTTGGACGGCCCACCACGCCATTTACGATGGATGGTCTACAGATCTCATCGTCGAGCATGCCCGCGCTGCGTACAAGGGTGAAGAAGTATCGCGCCCTGCTCAATTCAAGCACTTCATTCGCTACCTCGCCGAAGACTCACGCGAGTCGTCCAAGGACTACTGGAAGACTCAACTCGCTGGCGCCACAGGACCTCAATTCCCAACCCTGCCATCGCGCTCTTACATCCCCGATCCTACCTCTCTGACTGAGcgcttcatcaagcttgacaaggctGCCAAGTCTGACATCACTATCGCTACCGTTATTCGAGCTGCGTGGGCTCTGTTAGCGTCGCAATACTCCATGAGCGACGATGTTGTTTTCGGAGAGACGTTCATGGGTCGCACCATTCCTCTTCCTGGTGCTGAGCTCATCGAGGGTCCCATTCTCGCGACTGTCCCGGTTCGCATTCGTCTCGACCGCACAACTACAGTGCAAGAGTTCCTTCGCGCAGTCCAGGAACAGAGTGTCGCTCGCTCAGCGCATGAGCATCTTGGTATCCAGCATATCCGCCGACTGAGCGAAGATGCTCAAATTGCTTGTGAAGTCACTATGGGCCTTGTCGTTCAGCCCCAGGACCCCGAACCTTCTGAGACAGAAACCGACGAATTACCCTCATTCCGTGGTGGAGATGctgctcttgaggctctgcaCTTCAACTCGTACCCGCTTATGTTGGCTGTGTCCCTCCAGAAAACTGGCTTCCGCCTGTTGGCAAGCTTTGACTCGGAGCTTCTCAGCCCCGTTCAAGTTCAACGCGTACTGTCGCAATTCGAGGTTGCTATCAACCAGCTTCGTGGCGACGTGTCGCGCTCATTGAGTGACATCACATGCCTCGGCGAAGAAGAGTTAGGAGAGATCTGGGAAGCCAACAAGCAGGCACCTGTCTCTCCCAAGGACATCTCGCGATTCCTGTCAAGCGGCGACAAATACCCCACGGTCCAATATGTTCCTTGGATCGTTCAGCCTGGTAACGAAAAGCTCCTTATGCCGCTTGGAAGCACCGGAGAGCTCCTGCTTGAGACTGCTTCTGTGCGCGACGATGCTGATGTCGTTGATGCTCCTGAGTGGTTGAAGGAGGGTGCGCTAGGGTACCCCGGCCGACAAAGCAAGCTTTTCCATACTGGAGATCTCGTTAAATACACTGATGATCTGAGCTTGGTGTTCGTCGGTCGAAGGGATGACATGGCTAGTGTTGACGGTCGCGTCGTGGATCTCAATGCTACGAACCTTGAGCTCAAACGCCTGCTTCCTGCTACCGCTGAAGCTGTGAGCCGACTTGTTGTTCCCAAGGGATCAAGCAGCCAGACTCCCGTGGTTGTCGCATTCGTCAAAGATACACCTGCGAGGGATGCTCAATTGCTCAAGGTCGGCGTCGATGCTAGAGATGCATCGCTTCCTTTGGCGGAAGAAGTCTCCGTTGAACTCGCTGCAGCAATTATCGGCCTCAACAAAGCAATGGTCGAGACTCTTCCACCTTATGCCATTCCTTCAATCTGCATTCCCCTCACCAGCAGTGTAGACATCAACTCCATTGAGACCATTGCTTCGGAGACTTCTCTATCACTGATCGTCGAACTGCGCAAGTCCTTCGTATTTCTCAAGAAAACAATCGCCGACACCACAGTCTTGACCACAAAGGAGCGCGTGCTTCGCGCTTCATGGTCCAAGTTTCTTGgaattgaggaggagaagttgtCTCTCGATGATAACTTCTTCCGTCTTGGTGGTGATTCCATCGTCGCCATGCGTATGGTCTCTGCTCTGCGACAGGATGGTTACCGTTTGTCTGTCGCAAGCATTTTCCAGAACATGCAGCTTCGGGGCATGGCCAAGTCGTTGGTCGAAATCTCACCCGAGGCCAGCGAGAGCACAAAGAGATACACCCCCTTCTCGCTATTGGGTATCAAGGATGTCGATGGCTTCCTCGCCCAGGCCATCCAGTCTCAATTGGCCGACCCGACCTGGAAGATCCAGGACGTCCTCCCCGCCACTGGACCCCAGAGCGGCGATGTAAAGCAGACAGTATCTGCCCCGCGAAGCTCGCTTCAATACAACATGCTCTACCTGGACCAGTCAATTGACACGGCCCGTCTCGTCGACAGCTTCCAGTACCTCGTGTCGCAGCACGCTATTCTTCGAACTGT
This region includes:
- a CDS encoding related to AM-toxin synthetase (AMT) produces the protein MGDVQSSAQPRAKGVRYEVPALRKQQDQDSYDLEILLLAWTLLLYRHSHGNHVEFSWGLSEIGSSTCRTFTLNTSKLEWDGGDSVASELKVFRNYLQQELQSEQPFETKEYKFFFNDEAATGEVVTNVTEDGELSVNWGNVQIEATVEDDVLWLRPTWREPLGAEFLANHFAQALVEVLNTTLTDSTATISSVLPLGELDKSVIWNWNKDLPPPVPMCIHTLIAEQVRWRPDAPAICSWDGDFTYADVDRLSTLLAQHLIDLGVKVGDIVPLCFEKSRWTTVAVMGIIKAGAAFSLHDPSQPMQRRQVMAQQVNATHILTSRDQAKYGPEIAPDAKHVIVDTATLDSLAKTIQDPLRKLPDVPPNSLLYIIFTSGSTGTPKGVMLSHETYTASALARSTGIGYSSTSRSLDFTSYAFDVSVDSILCTLIRGGCLCIPTDQDRVNDLSGAIRRLRVNMVNITPSVARILDPDIIPSLNSLGIGGESCSAGDIAIWGQHTRIVVGYGPAECTIGCTVNPSAAGKPYVSIGPGTGACIWLVDPDDHNKLVPVGAVGELLVEGPIVGQGYLGDAEKTNAAFIHDPDFLLAGAGGIPGRHGRLYKTGDLVRYDPDGEKGFVFVGRKDTQIKLRGQRVELGEIEHHIKNLLPAGAEVVAEIIAPRNQNKESMLVAFIADREAKDDGDARQIDFPPRLRDSLETLNERLSKVVPVYMVPATYITLSKIPYLVSGKTDRKSLRALGAEISANLQASAAANESSEIREPESEAELFLRDSWCRLLGLEATQVSTTHNFFTSGGDSVLAMKLVPVIRDWGYTLSVADIFNYPVLADMAKSMQKGDKSKGVDMQIPEFSLLKDNMDRDALRAEAAEQSGCDVSAIEDIYPCAPMQEIHMAFYTRSKENYVAQRIADIPASSSVDKLKSAWDVVYKESPILRTRIAEFKQHGFMQVVVNESLQWREVESSLEEFLEEDKKEPMSPGAPLSRFAIVTDKALDKRYFVWTAHHAIYDGWSTDLIVEHARAAYKGEEVSRPAQFKHFIRYLAEDSRESSKDYWKTQLAGATGPQFPTLPSRSYIPDPTSLTERFIKLDKAAKSDITIATVIRAAWALLASQYSMSDDVVFGETFMGRTIPLPGAELIEGPILATVPVRIRLDRTTTVQEFLRAVQEQSVARSAHEHLGIQHIRRLSEDAQIACEVTMGLVVQPQDPEPSETETDELPSFRGGDAALEALHFNSYPLMLAVSLQKTGFRLLASFDSELLSPVQVQRVLSQFEVAINQLRGDVSRSLSDITCLGEEELGEIWEANKQAPVSPKDISRFLSSGDKYPTVQYVPWIVQPGNEKLLMPLGSTGELLLETASVRDDADVVDAPEWLKEGALGYPGRQSKLFHTGDLVKYTDDLSLVFVGRRDDMASVDGRVVDLNATNLELKRLLPATAEAVSRLVVPKGSSSQTPVVVAFVKDTPARDAQLLKVGVDARDASLPLAEEVSVELAAAIIGLNKAMVETLPPYAIPSICIPLTSSVDINSIETIASETSLSLIVELRKSFVFLKKTIADTTVLTTKERVLRASWSKFLGIEEEKLSLDDNFFRLGGDSIVAMRMVSALRQDGYRLSVASIFQNMQLRGMAKSLVEISPEASESTKRYTPFSLLGIKDVDGFLAQAIQSQLADPTWKIQDVLPATGPQSGDVKQTVSAPRSSLQYNMLYLDQSIDTARLVDSFQYLVSQHAILRTVFVQHEGQSLQVVLSDVTVPVTEQSVEGSIDDAAKQIAESDANNSTDLAFGTSFIRLFVLRSETENAFMIRISHAQYDGVSLPELLRQLELRYRGLEIPASEPFETYIQHLSTAKSQNVDFWRKTLEGSSYTEIAPAAEPQQKTAFMTKDVDISGASPDTTHAMLLTAGWAKVLSQHLNVSDVTFGGIVSGRDVDVAGIDTIMGPCYQYQPVRVKFEQSWTASQLLDYVRSQSVEGSQHATLSFQEVLKECTDWPAETPFYGSFTNHLNKEFFDSIPFAGTKCRVDYSIPHPEPATPPRIVSFVENGRTQIGIEADEERRDFWEARVEELARVIEGFVKNPNVLI